The Desulfatibacillum aliphaticivorans DSM 15576 genome has a segment encoding these proteins:
- a CDS encoding ABC transporter substrate-binding protein, with amino-acid sequence MTRFQRFFTLVVVMLLFQPFACNRKNAVETPLRIGVLFPMSGSLEEAGLPNLQAIRLAVEKINSGGGVRSMGGRPLELVYGDTRGQSLIAAREAERLITEEGVLAIIGAYQSSAADAAAKVCERLGAPIIVSSGMADIITDRGFHYTFRLMAKAEHFGRDMVSFLLDFSCLINHPINKAALLYENTAYGTSSALALKKRLMSTELEIAGEVSYRAAGAVDMTQEVGKALDAKPDAILTAMYDHDSLLAARAMEARGMDIPLVNMGATMISRQFIEELGPAVEKYFGMTDYSKLAPYAKDINQEFKDRFHKELPGECALAYQSVWVIKDALERTGTADKKQIRDALAATYMLPGPDMILSVPALFFEPSGQVAHSGSFVVQVQDGETAPVWPPEYTPLGIRWKGSRHFFTSNKETPGGVH; translated from the coding sequence GTGACCAGGTTTCAAAGATTTTTTACGCTTGTTGTCGTCATGCTTTTATTTCAACCGTTTGCGTGCAATCGGAAAAATGCTGTAGAGACTCCCTTGCGAATCGGCGTGCTTTTTCCCATGAGCGGCTCGTTGGAAGAGGCGGGGCTTCCCAATCTTCAGGCTATTCGCCTAGCCGTTGAAAAGATCAACTCCGGCGGCGGCGTCCGTTCCATGGGCGGGCGCCCTCTGGAGTTGGTTTACGGCGACACCCGGGGGCAAAGCCTGATAGCCGCCCGGGAGGCCGAACGCCTGATTACTGAAGAAGGGGTTTTGGCCATTATAGGAGCCTATCAAAGCAGCGCGGCCGATGCGGCGGCCAAGGTTTGCGAGAGGCTGGGCGCGCCCATAATTGTCAGCTCCGGCATGGCGGATATTATTACGGATCGAGGGTTCCATTACACCTTTAGGCTTATGGCGAAGGCGGAGCATTTCGGCCGGGATATGGTGTCATTTCTCTTGGATTTTTCTTGCTTGATAAACCATCCCATAAACAAAGCGGCGCTATTGTATGAAAACACGGCTTATGGCACATCCTCCGCGTTGGCCTTGAAAAAACGCCTGATGAGCACGGAGCTGGAAATTGCCGGGGAAGTGAGCTACCGCGCCGCCGGGGCGGTGGATATGACACAAGAGGTCGGAAAGGCGCTGGACGCCAAACCGGACGCCATCCTGACGGCCATGTACGACCACGACAGCCTGTTGGCCGCTCGGGCCATGGAGGCGAGGGGGATGGACATTCCCCTTGTCAATATGGGGGCTACAATGATTTCCCGCCAATTTATCGAAGAGTTGGGGCCTGCCGTGGAAAAATATTTCGGCATGACGGATTACTCCAAGCTGGCCCCGTACGCCAAGGATATCAATCAGGAGTTTAAGGACCGATTCCACAAGGAACTGCCCGGAGAATGCGCATTGGCCTATCAAAGCGTTTGGGTCATTAAGGACGCCCTGGAGCGAACCGGAACAGCGGATAAGAAGCAAATTCGGGACGCCCTGGCCGCGACTTATATGCTCCCCGGACCTGACATGATCTTATCAGTTCCGGCGCTCTTTTTTGAACCCAGCGGGCAGGTCGCCCACTCCGGCTCCTTTGTCGTGCAGGTGCAGGATGGCGAGACGGCGCCTGTCTGGCCGCCGGAATATACGCCGTTGGGAATACGGTGGAAAGGAAGTCGTCACTTTTTTACAAGCAACAAGGAGACGCCGGGCGGCGTTCACTAA
- a CDS encoding ABC transporter substrate-binding protein yields the protein MSALLFPDPSPPRPATARVGVLFPLTGPSAETGMVCRDAAAYAAETINAAGGVQSLGGCTLELVYGDTRSDPRTGAREVERLITQEGVCAVIGVYHSNVGQRVTEAAERLETPVLLSSGIADGLTERGFLYTFRIGPKARYYGRDQVRFLLDLNRLIGYSVRRVALIHENSAYGTSSALAQKRALQNAGVILAAEESYRYDSVKDMAPIVAKVLEAKPDAILMAAYIDDSILIAKALRQAGADIPVIGTAGGMVSSQFIKALGTDANGLFTVAEHSGFLLEGRKIYEAFSERYNRDLTGDGVLAYQCIFVLQDALERAGSLNKKRLRKALSETDMPFGKNMILPAPRLSFDSTGQNIYYDLLILQIIQGRRIPVWPENFAQAKVSDWTAFSGAGGGVHPTEGDN from the coding sequence ATGTCGGCATTGCTTTTTCCTGACCCCTCACCCCCCCGTCCTGCAACGGCGCGGGTGGGAGTTCTTTTTCCCCTTACCGGCCCCTCCGCCGAGACAGGGATGGTATGCCGCGATGCGGCCGCCTATGCGGCGGAAACGATAAATGCAGCCGGAGGCGTTCAATCCTTGGGAGGATGCACTCTGGAACTGGTGTACGGAGACACCCGGAGCGACCCCCGGACAGGCGCCCGGGAGGTGGAGAGGCTCATAACCCAGGAGGGCGTGTGCGCCGTCATCGGGGTGTACCACAGCAATGTGGGCCAGAGGGTTACGGAGGCGGCCGAAAGATTGGAAACGCCTGTATTGCTGAGTTCGGGAATTGCCGACGGCCTGACCGAGAGGGGGTTTCTGTATACTTTTCGCATTGGCCCCAAAGCCCGATACTACGGAAGGGATCAGGTCCGTTTTCTGCTGGACCTGAACAGGCTCATTGGCTATTCTGTTCGTAGAGTGGCTTTAATTCATGAAAATTCCGCCTACGGTACATCGTCGGCTTTGGCCCAAAAGCGGGCCTTGCAAAACGCAGGCGTGATTCTGGCGGCGGAGGAAAGCTATCGTTATGATTCAGTCAAGGACATGGCCCCCATTGTTGCAAAGGTTCTTGAGGCGAAACCGGACGCGATTTTGATGGCAGCCTACATTGACGACAGTATTCTTATCGCCAAAGCCCTGAGACAGGCAGGGGCGGACATTCCAGTTATTGGCACTGCGGGCGGCATGGTTTCCAGTCAATTCATAAAAGCTCTTGGAACGGACGCAAACGGCTTATTCACCGTGGCGGAACACTCCGGTTTTCTGCTTGAAGGCCGAAAAATTTATGAGGCCTTTTCCGAACGATATAACAGGGACCTGACCGGAGACGGCGTTTTGGCTTATCAGTGCATTTTTGTTCTCCAAGACGCCTTGGAACGGGCCGGGTCCCTCAATAAAAAACGCTTAAGAAAGGCCCTATCCGAAACGGACATGCCCTTCGGCAAAAACATGATCCTTCCAGCCCCTCGCCTATCCTTTGATTCAACCGGTCAAAACATCTACTATGATTTGCTTATCCTGCAAATAATTCAGGGACGGCGCATTCCTGTATGGCCGGAGAATTTTGCGCAGGCTAAGGTGAGTGATTGGACGGCTTTTTCAGGGGCGGGCGGGGGCGTGCACCCCACAGAGGGCGACAATTGA